AAAGAATGGCGTACCAAATGGTTCGCCATTCTTTTTGGATATGGATGCACACCCTGAATTTCAAATCATCTTTCCATAAACAACTTAATTCAAAGAAGCTGCATATTCCCCAATTTTTTTATCCATTTTTAAAATATGTACAATAAGCCAGTTCAGCAAAAAGTCAACCAGTTCTTCTAGGTAAGCCTGCTGATTGTCGTCCATCTCATCCAGATTAATCTCATTTAACTTGTCACAGAAAGAAGTGTGTGCATACTGCTGTGCAACCAATCCCGGATAGCCGATTTTCTTCATATAAGCTTCCTCGTGCTGGAAATGTTTAACGGTGTAATCTTTTAGTTTGGAAAGAACAGCCATAATAGCATCGTATTTATCGTGAAGCAAATCCGCATGAATCAAATCATTGGCTTCCTTGATGATGGCAAACAGCTGTCTGTGTTCTGTATCAATCTGTTCCACTCCGGTCAGATATTCATTGGTAAAGGAAAATGGAGACTGGAATTTCCCAATCATAATATCGCTTCCTAAAATATGACCGAACAGCCAGTGAACCAGGTAGTTTAAAAGGTCAAGCAATGCATAACGGAGCGCAGAATCTGAAAAACCGGATAAGTCGGTCTGGTTGATTCTTGCGACAAAGGCAGCATGTTCCTCTTTCTGGCGTGCTAATTCCGGGTCATGGATGCTTTCCATATAAGCCTCCTCGTTGGAAAAATGTTTGATGGTATAGTCCACTAATTTTTTTAGTACGGATGCGGATAAGGTACGCAGTTGACTGGAATCAGCTTTATCTAAAATATCCTGCAGTTCATTTACC
This genomic window from Roseburia sp. 831b contains:
- a CDS encoding bacteriohemerythrin produces the protein MHYQFTDDCMIGIPEIDEEHRQLFQLVNELQDILDKADSSQLRTLSASVLKKLVDYTIKHFSNEEAYMESIHDPELARQKEEHAAFVARINQTDLSGFSDSALRYALLDLLNYLVHWLFGHILGSDIMIGKFQSPFSFTNEYLTGVEQIDTEHRQLFAIIKEANDLIHADLLHDKYDAIMAVLSKLKDYTVKHFQHEEAYMKKIGYPGLVAQQYAHTSFCDKLNEINLDEMDDNQQAYLEELVDFLLNWLIVHILKMDKKIGEYAASLN